ATGCAGTCGGGAACATCAAGGACAAAGATCATATCCATCCCGATTGCTATTGCTGGTAGACCGAACGCAGTGCCTAACAAATGGGTCAAGAACACATTGATGGCCACACTTCGTCCAGAAAATTTATATTTGAGtaaatttatactccctccgtaaagaaatataagagcgtttaaacaactaaagtagtgatctatcTTTAGAGAGAGAGTATTAAGTTTAATCCAGAAAAACAGTAAAAAATATGAATACAGATGATAATCGAATCAAGTGACAAATTGATGAAACTAGTCATGCAATCGGGAACATAAATGTCAAAGTTCATATCCATATCAGTTCTTTTAGCTAGTAGACCAAACACAACCCCTGACAGAAAGGACAGAGTACGTACGTATGGTGTGAAGGAAGAAGATGCGGTTGCGTCATTCACCATGTCCCCGAGTAGGTCGTCAACGTCGGGGAAGCAGTTCGTCGACTCATGGTGCGCCGCCCCGAGCGGCTCCCCGGAAATTGATCGCCACTCTATCATACAAGATCATAAGACCGGAGTTTCGAAGGTCTGTTGTATCAGTTCACAGTGTGCGACGAGGAGTGAGATGAGAAAGCGGTAAGCATCGCAAAGCTTTGGAACTGGGAGGTGAGCGCACTAAAGATGAATTCAGTGTCTATGGCAAAACGCACTAAAGATGAAGTCAGTGTCTATGGCAAAacgtttcaacttatttttcttacatgacaaaaataagacGGAAACACGACTCACATGTATATGCCTTCTTCGCAAACTCTTAGTGGTGTATGAAGGTGCAAACCATATATGTTGGTCCAACACTCCCTCCAGAATAAGGGTGGCTCtacccgcaaaagaaaaaaaaaatcaaggTGGCTCTAAACTTTCCACACTCCCATTGCCATGCATGAATGAACCATATGGTTCTCTGTGATTTGCAAAAATAGTGGGAGATAATAAATGGGCTAAATGGCCAATAATACGTACGGTATAATTACGAATTTTGTCAGCATATATAAATCAAGACTAATTTGGCTAGTTTGTGCGACATGGTGCATCGCATGTTTTTTCCAGGAAACTACGAATCTATTCATCTTCAGTTATGATAGTACAACAAAcagtaaaaataataataaatacatCCAAAACTGTAGACAatctgtagaccacctagcgacgactacaagcactaaagcgagccgaaggcgtgccACTGTCATCGCCCCTTCCTCATCGGAGCcgagcaaaacttgttgtagtagacagtcgggaagtcgtcgtgctaacaCCCCATATGACCatcgcaccagaacagcaaccgtcgccGATAAAGAGTAGCGTAGATTAGAAGGATTTAATCTGAAGACACACAAATATAGACGAACAACGACCAGATCTgatcaaatccaccaaagacagatcagcCGGAAGCACACCTTCACATGAACCACCAACGGTGCTAGACCCATAACCGAAACAGGGGCTAGACGAGGAGAacattattccatcttcagggagctgcCGCTATCccgccttcctgagtaggacacaaatccTAACAAAAGTCAAAGAAAAATCTAAAAACGAAGTCCTCCCACCTGCAAAGACCGGGATCCGGAAGGCGCCGGCTGCTAGCACATCACATGTTGGCTAAATATTATTCACAAAAATAATACATTTCGACTAAATGCATCAGCTTAAAGACGGAGGTCTCTCCCATATCACTTGTAATTGTAGGAAAGAACTAAAGCAGAATCACAAGTGGTTAACCGCCGCGTATGATGCCCTGAAGCGGCCGTACGAATGGCGAGTGAAATACTACTGTGTTGAAAGATAAAGTGAAGCAATGATATAAAAGAATAAAGCGAAGAGTGGTATGGAAGTCCCTTTAACGTGTGTTAGGACCTCAGATTTACTATTTCACCACAGCGCTCCCAAATCGAGCGTGGATCGGCTAGCTTTTAACAAGACCGGCAAAGGAACAAACAAGGACGTACGTACGTTAACGCGTCAGAGCAATAATAAGCATGTACATATGCTGGGCCTTGTCGAGTATATTAGCAATTATCCGACTATTCAAACCAGAAATAgatcataaacatggcatggacATAATTAATGCGTACTGATTTCTAACCGTTAGGGCACGTGCTACGCATATTGCTATTACTGTTAAAATAGAAATAAATAGAAGCGGGATAAACATGTTATACCCTTCGGTAGGCGTAAGTCTGGGCAAAGCCACAGCTGTGGCGGCCTCTTGGGCGGCCTTCTTGTCAGCGGCGGCCTTCTCGGCAGCGAGTCGGTCAACTTCGGTGGCGGTGGACTTGGTGATGACGAAGTCGGTGCGGACATAGACGAAGTAGTGAGTGTAGACGAATAGCGGCAAGCAATCTCATAGGAGACGCTCCTCAAAGACTTAATtgccctctcccgtacaggatttCAAAGGGCCGGGTTTTGGAAGCCCGCTCTCCCATACAACCATACACGCGGTGGATGGGATAAGATCGCCGACGGCAGCAGCGGGAGTGGAACAACGGCAGGCGCCTCGAATATATAGGTCTAAAGCCCACCTCATATTTCAAACACGCCTCGGCGAAAACGATGGATATTTGCCTTGTTACATGCATGATGCGTCGCGTCGATCATTCGTGTATatattcctttctttctttcatAGTTTGCTTTTTGTCCCTCCTTAATCCCTCCAACCATGTGCATCTTTCTTTTTGGTGGTATATGGACCGCCGGTCGATCATGCATGAGCATGAGTCTAAGccaagcaggatggcattgcacgtTTGTTGTGACCAAACCAAATGGCCGAGCTCCACGTGCGCATCATCTTCCTTCCACGTCTTGCCATCGACCGAGCACTAGTGCATGCCCTACTATACAAATTTGTAACAGTAAAGGAGAAGCGCATCGCATGCGCGTGCAGGGAGGCAAAGCTGCCGGTCGCGGCCATACATCTGTAGCTAGCACTAGCAGCTACTAGTATTGAGCTAGGCAGCGATGGATGCACCAGCGTGCAGCCGGCCGGTGCACGCACGCACGTAGTACGTGCTCCATGCACAGCGCCACGTCCCTGTCTTCGTGACTTAAGCGCCAAGCAAAGCGGCGAACCCGCACGCCCGCCGGTGGTCGACACACAATCCCGCCATCTGCTCCCCGGCCAGCGAGCCGGACGCTGCTAGAGCATCGCATCGGTTCATTTCCTTCCCCGTCGATCTCCGCTGAAAAGTAATAAAGCAAAGCAAAACCCCGGGAGTCTCAACACCAATCGCGCCGGGGAGTCTGAAcgggaaagagaagaaaaaaaaggaacccGCACCGAGTGGAGTATACATACCACTTGACTTGGCGCGGTCGTGCACGCACGCGCTTGCCGGAGGGCCCGGCGGGAGCATGGACCGCGACGGGGACTGGGGTACGGACAGCGGACAAGGCGGTGGTGGAAAAGTCGCGGTCGCGCTCGCGCGTTCGGATCCGGAGTCCACGTGACGGTGGGTGGCCACAGGAGGAGGAGCGGTATCCGTTCCGATCCACTCCAGCCCGTCGCGTCGCCGTCGTCGCCTCGCCCTTCGCGCCATTCGATCTGCTGTTGCTGTTTCTCTGCTACTGCTAGCTTTGTGCCCCTGCGCTGGCGACGacgatctcatctcatctcatcccGTCTGATCCACCTTCGTTTTCGCCCACGTTCGCACGGTTCCCCCGTGGTGCAGGTGGTCCAAACCGCGTGGGCCGTGGGAATGGCCTCCATTATTCCGCGGGACCGGGAGAGTCGTTATCATGCCCATGGCCCTTGCCGGGTCCAGGCCCTGTACGTGGCTCTCATTCTTTTCTTGTGAAAAAACTCATCAATCCGGTTCCATCTGGTTTACAGACGTACTAGTATGCATGATCGTTAAGGCTTGGATACATGGTGTATTTGACCAAGAATAGTACGTACTCCTAGttattttttgtttcttgattgattgattgagtggCCTCACTATTGGAAAGCAAGAAAGAAACGATAGTCTGTTTTCCGAAGACATGTAGGGCGTCGCGTCGCACTAGCCTATTGTTGACTCTTATTGCACGATGGTTATTGTTAATGCTATAAAAAAAAATCTGGTATGACTTGCGAGCTGCATTAGTTTCATTATATATTAAAACAATACTAATGGAGTATATATAGCAATCATATCGGAAATCTTAGAATAGAAAGCACGTCCGCGAAATAAAAAGGGGCTGCCCCCCGCTTCTCCGAGATGCTCCAGCTTTTCAAGCTCACTTGCGCTACAAAAGCACGGCACAAAATTTTCTTTTCGCACAAAATATTTTGCACCAAGCGTGTGTCCCCCCCAATTATCGCTATGTTTATTCAGGAAATGTTCAATGCTTGATTAAACAAACAAGCTGGATGCTGTTTAGCTGCTGCTCACGTTCCAAAAGCTCGCATCATGGCGTACATACATGTTCCATGTGATTGGATAGCAAATAAAGAAGAAATTGATAATAGGCTGGCGTATCGAAGGGTTTAGCCCAGCAAAGCTGACCAAAACTAATTAACAAACCAAAAAGTGGCAGCGAGACACATGCACGCACGATTCGGTCAAAGATTGTTACTTCGCGGCAGCACCAAATCTACGAGGGCTGGTTGGCGTCACGCTCTACAAAGAGAGATAGCAGTACTTGAAAAACGTAAAGAATTTGCAACTCGGCGAATGATTGCCGGCGAAGACGCGAGGAGCGAGCTGGCCATCGTTGGCTGATTAATCAGTCAGATTATAGTAAGCGGCTTTAGAGCACCGTGGTCAGTAAACTAGTCGGGTGTGTGGGGGCTGGGGGATTACTTAAGCCGTAGGCTGCCGTGCATGTTCGCTTAAACAATTATTGGTTGCAAAAAAAGCGAGATGTGATCTTGGCCCGTTGGGCGAGTTGTTTTTGTTTATGGCCAACTTGGTGGATTTGATGCGCGTGAGCTCACATACAGCGTACACATGCATGCGGCCATGGAGATCTGATCCGTACGCACACTCGCATAACGACGTTCGTCGGTGCGTATGATGATCGTTTTCTTTTTTGAAATGAAAGCCCCAAAGGGATTAGATGATTAGCACCAGCTCCACGTACTCCTGTGGTGGAAGAAAAGAATCGCAAGAACCAAGCATTTGCTGCTTTAGATGGTTAGCGGGGTTGGTATACCCTCAGAAAAAAAAGATTAGAGATCAAAGTTTTGGTTCGTCATTTTGCACATCTTAGGcagttagttttttttttttgaaatagacAGTCTTTCTTAGATTTTATTTTTGAGAAAATAGACAGTCTTTTTAAGATAGTTTTTTTATAACTGACAGTCTTTTTAGATTCTTTTAGGGGTTAAACCAAGCTTTATTGATCATAGCCCACATGTTGTGGGAAACAAATTAGATCATGGGGCTCAACAAGCCACACGTGTCTATCCTGATCCAAAGATTTGAAAAACTTGGCTAACCTATCATCAGCATCATTAGAGGCTCTGCCTTCGAATTTAAAATAGCAATTGAAAAAAATAGCTCGCTGTTTGATCTCAGAGATAATAGCACCAGCGCCCCCTTGGCTGGAACATGAGATGTCGTTGATAGCTTGGAGTTCGATGTGGTGACAGTCTTTTTTAGATGAGCATGTAGACCATGCTGGGCCATGGCCCGGGTTTGTTGAAAACAGAATGCAGTAGGAACAGTTCATCTGGCCCATTTTGATGGTCTGGCCCATTAATTGCAGCATGTTTGCTGGTCCATCTAGCTGTTTTGGCCTGGTTTTATGAGAGCAACTAATCAACGATTACACCTTGGGGGGCTGCCACAAGGATCACTTATTATGGTCTGGGAGCCCGTCAAGTGGTGCGTCCAGCCGTCGTTACGTGTCGTGGTTTGGGCGTTCCCTTTGGATTTCGgtttgtttattttttatgcacACACTTTCTAATTTTAGATTTTTTTGGCTTTTTGGTTTTCACCTGACTTCCTGTAGGTTTTGgacttctttttgtgaagcacgtATGCGCTTCTCAAAAATAAAAATGTGCTTCTATGAGAAGCATATTTGTGTTTCTCGTCGAAGCACAAATTTGTTTTGCAACAAGCACAGTCTATGCTTTCACCAAAAGCACAAATTTGCTTNNNNNNNNNNNNNNNNNNNNNNNNNNNNNNNNNNNNNNNNNNNNNNNNNNNNNNNNNNNNNNNNNNNNNNNNNNNNNNNNNNNNNNNNNNNNNNNNNNNNNNNNNNNNNNNNNNNNNNNNNNNNNNNNNNNNNNNNNNNNNNNNNNNNNNNNNNNNNNNNNNNNNNNNNNNNNNNNNNNNNNNNNNNNNNNNNNNNNNNNNNNNNNNNNNNNNNNNNNNNNNNNNNNNNNNNNNNNNNNNNNNNNNNNNNNNNNNNNNNNNNNNNNNNNNNNNNNNNNNNNNNNNNNNNNNNNNNNNNNNNNNNNNNNNNNNNNNNNNNNNNNNNNNNNNNNNNNNNNNACAACCGTGCTTCTAGGCTTAAGttgtttcttccttttttttcatttGCTAGTTTATTTAGAGTTTTTGGATTTTTTATCGGTATTTGCTATTTTTGGTTTCTGTTtatcaatctcagatattcttgtTTTTTCCGTGGAAAAAAGGTCCGTCGAAATCTATTAGCAcgagatctagtttcaaagatcttgaTGTGAGAAATTCAAATCAGCATTTCGATGCACGGTTCAAGAAATCATACGTTTTGAATAATGAAACTACAAAAAAAGAGAAACCCTCATATTAtgacaagtgacgcacatgcagtGCGCCATTTATCAGCACCTTAGAAGGTGGGGAGTGACCTTTTCAAAAGGTAatccttaactagtgattttgtCTTACCTATGGCCGTTTTGGGGAGTATCCTATTTACCGCCCGCGGGCGACAAATATTTGCATTGGTTGAAGGTCAGGCATGAATGGGCCAGCCCGAGTTTCTTTCCTTCGTTGGCCATGTTTTcctttctgctttattttttttcttctatttgggTTTTtacctttctctttttattttattattttagtttttatttttgaaaatttctTTTTATACATTTCGcaatatatggtgaacattttttttcTAATGTACGGTGAATATATTTTAAAATGTACAACGAACATTTTTTAGTATAAGGTGAACATTTTACATATGGACACTAAACGTTTTTAtgatatacaatgaacatttttattGTATACACACATTTTTTTAATACACACTGAACAGTTTTTTAATACAcggtgaactttttaaaaatataCACTGAAGTTTTTTTCttatatacaatgaacattttttgtatacattgaAAGTATACAATGATTTTTTGTTTATACATCGAATATTTTTTTAATACACGGTGAACTTTTTTTAATATacagtgaacatttttataaatacaTACTGAATATTTTTCTAAAATATATGTTTCTATTTTTAATAGGGTTTCAAATATCTAGCTCCTAAAAATAACAGTCAGTGTTTTTAAAAAATTACTAAAAAAtgaagagaaaaaagaaagaaagacagCCCGCGGGAAGAATGGGTCGGCGGCAAATAGGAGCTCACCCTGTTTGGATCTCATTGTTATGGAACATAGGAATGCGAAAAACATATGCATCTGATAGGATTGACACTGCAAAATAGTAGACATTTGCAAAACATAGGAAAACTGCAGTAATAGTCGTTCGGAGGAAATACAGAAAAAAACACCTTGATCTAATGTGACCGAGTCTATGAAACTAAGGTTGAAGTGGCTGTTCAATTCCTATGAAATTGAGGTATAGGAAGACAATTTCAAAGGAATTTGGGTGCCACTGTTACTTCAATCCAAAGGCATCCGTTAACGGAAAAATAGACCTCATTTGGCTCATAGATTAGTAATATCATAGGAATAAAAAATTTATAAGAAGTGGGATAACATGTATCTCAGTTCTTATAGAGAAAGAGATCTCACTTGGTTCATAGGATATGATTTGATTTCATTGGGTTTAGGCTAatgtatttttttctttcaaatgtgaaggattgattcctatcctacataggaataggaatccattcctaagATCCAAAGGGCTGCAGAGAAAAAATTTCTACAAAATTCCTATCCTTTAGAATTCCTAcaaaattaaactaaactaaaggAGGCCTAAGAATAACAATCCTATAAAATTCTTGCAATCCGAAGCATTGACGCTTCGCTGGCGGTGGCAAGGAACAAGACCTCCTATTGCATGCGTTGCGCGCGGAATAGGGCGAGCCACACACGTTGTGCAATGGCGGACCGACCCATTTATGGCTTTGCAAggttcttttctttatttatttttcttatttCGTAGATTTACAAGAATAAAAATATATGAAAATGGTTACAAAATGGAAAAAATATTACTGAAAATAAAATATTAAAATAAACTAGAATGTTTCTTAGTCGTAATTCGTGTCTCATTAATAAGATAAAGATTCACTTACAAGCCACGTAAACATCGACGTTACAGGAGTGAAAAGATAAGATAATCTTATGAAAAAAAAACCCAGCGCATGTCCCTCTTAGGGAGACAGATCACCTCTTCACTCAACCTCGACACGGCTCATCGCTGATCAGCAGCTTTACGGACCTTCAAAGTAGTTTGCCTAAAGCAAAACCATTaccgttgaaagaatcagaccggggcaacaagTCCCTGGACAAGCCATCGAACTTCAGAATTGACACCCCCGCACGACTAcgacgccggaggaggaaactAGAACTGTCAGCCTCCAACCATAAACCCAACACAAGATGCACCATCTTTGAGCTGTCACTTGCGTAGACAACCGTGAACGTAAAGGTGCGCTTTGACACGCCAGTCTGTTTTGAGACGTATAGTATGTTATAATTTCAGAATAGATACAAACAGTCAAATACGTCAAAATGATATATTTCACCGGAGAAATACACTGTAATATTTCTTATAAACATTTTAGGTTTTTTACCGCTGCCATTGCAATGGTTGCTCTGGGACAAAATTTCCTTCCTTTTACATCAGATACTAATATCAGTATAAGCAGGGTACTTATGAAAATCATACTTCTCCATGATTTCTTCTATCTATTTTCGAATCTGATGACTTATACCAATAGTCTTACACGAAGAAAAATGTTCTCATAGCATGCCTTCTGTGACATGTAACAGAAGTGATATACTAATTCAATATTCACATAACAGTCAAATCTTCAATTGAAAAAAAACTTCAGCAGCGAAGGCAGCACATGCATTCCAAGCCAACAAACTGTATAAACCTAACGATAGAGGGGATACTGAATTAACGATAGTATTAGTATCAAATgcaaaatcaagggaagttaatgTATACTACACATTGTATAGCTCACTCATCGCTCAGGTACAGTTGACGGTGCGACTGATGAATTATTGGGTTTTACCATGTAAAGTATGGCAATCGCCAAGCAATCTATGTACCAGACTATCAATCAACCTATCGAGTATGCAGATGACATATCCCTGTGACTGAGTTACAACAGTATGAAGTCCAATGTAACAGAAGATTTGAGGGGAGAATGTGGGCCCGAACTCCAACAATCAAGAGGATGCAGCTGTAAATGGTTCACTAGCCTCCAGAAGCTTGTCAAGCAAGCCGGTGAACACAACAGAATCAGTCTCATTGGGCTTGAATTTGAGGAGAGCAGAAGGTACCAGGCCTTCATCTTGCAACGTGCGTGCCCGCTCTCCTGTATTTGGAGAATGCGGTAGCACACGTGACCTAGGAACAGCTGGGCAGATAAGATCGAATTCCAAACCTGGCTGCTTCAAAGCGTCCGCGACAAACTGCATCAGGGAAAGCAGCAGATAACCAAAATGCTACAAAACCAGTAATGAAATGAATACGCACTGCTAGGAGAATATAGCTTTAAACACTACTTCCTTCGTTCCATAATTCTTGTCacggttttagttcaaatttgaactaaaaccacgacaagaattAAGAATCGGAGGGAGTAAAATAACATTGGATAGCCCAGGTAACAACATAGGCATGGGAACAACTTCATGCCTTCCACATACATAAAGACTGTTATTTACAGCTTCGCCAGTGGCCCATAAGCCAAACTCACAAACTCCAGAATTACACTTGGAAGTGTTCAAGCCAATCGACAAATAATCAGTAGCACAAAATACATGGTGTATATGACAAGTGTACAAGTCCTAGAGTGGAATCAAATACTAAAAGATTCACCATCGCATTCTGGATTGCGGGATATACAGATGATACTCAATGGGACAAAATCATATGGACGAACAAGCATAGAGGGCAGAAGTACCTCATATAGTGAACCAGTAGCCTCCGCTGGAAGGAATACACCCTGGAGAATTACTCCATCAGGAAACTGAACTCGGATGACAGCTTGTTTGTACTTCTGTCGAGCAGCCAGTGCCTGCTTCTCCTTATATGACTTTGGAATTAGCAACCGAGATTGTTCCAGCCTTTCCCTCCTCATCTTTGCCTCATTCCTTACCTCCTCACCACTAAGTTTGTAGAAAGAATCCGGTGTATCAATTTCTGCAACAGAACTTCCACGGACATTGAAGAATACCCGAATCTGTGAAGTTATCATGGAAGTTCAATAAATTACATTTCTAAGGAGATATAAATGGGATCAACAGCAAACTGCAAAATGGACAATCAATTGCACAACATAACAGAAAAAGGAGGCATCAGAGCACATATAGTCGTATATATGCTAAATTTCAGGTTTGACAAGAAATATTCTTACAGTAATTACTAAATTCAACATGttgaggaaaaataaaataaaacaagtgGTGAAACACAGTTTGAGGATCTGATATGTCTGCCAACTGATGCACATATATTATATCAGATGCTGATATATCCCCGCCAACTTATGCACATATATATCAGACACTGATATATCCCAATACCATGATATGCATCTTATTGGTAGTACAGGCTGGGAGCTGTGACATGTCAATTTAGCTTCTTCAATCAGAAGTTGCAACAGTTTTACCTGAACCCATACGTGATACGTCCATCCCCGCAAGTAAGTTCACATTCAAAAACAAAATCCGAATATCTGCATCTGATATATAATCAGGACCAAGTTCCAATATTCATTAGAACTAATTGCTCTACAATTTTTGAAATATACATTTTATCATTGGACAACTGTATAAAATGCATTTTTTTGTAGCATGTCTTACACGATAGAGACAACATGTAGTGTTATCTCAAACAGGAACATCATAAAGATACCATTCCACATACTTCGTAGCAAAAAGTAACAACATTGACAAAACGCTACAATGTTCAGAACATAGAAATAACTTAATTTATGTATGAACTAAATATCGTAGGTATACAAAAGacaggacagacccagtgcatagaagctcccacacaaggtggggtctggggagggattataggaacctagtcttacccctgcaaagtgcaatgcagagaggctggttcgaacccaggacctcttggcacaagtggggaggacttcaccactgcgccaggcctgccctcaGGTATACAAAAGACAGGCCAAATCTTAAACATGAATGCCAAAGTGTACTGTGTACAACAATACAAAAGACAGGCCAAAACTCAACATGAATGCAGAAGTGTACGACAATATAAAAGGCGGGCCAAAACTCAAACATGAATGAAGTGTACAGCAAAAGGAAGTATCACATTTTACATACTACTTAGTTTGCTACATTCTGACCTCCAACATATGGAGTAATATAGACTGTGCAAGTTCTGTGGAATTCCACAGCATCTCATGGAAATGGTACCACATTGTTAAGACATACCTATATATGAACATGACCGCAGAATTTATGCACTGACCTCACAGAAATGGCACCACATTTTTATGATCTATTGGTGTAAGAACATCAATATTCAGTCATTTTTACTCATCACTAAGTTCAAACAAAATCTATTTCTCACGAGTAAAGACGCGGCATGAGTATACACAGAATATCACAGTGTGGACAAACCAAACCATCCATGCAGTACAATTCATTGACCAAAATATGATCATTCACATAACCAATTGATGGAGTATATAGAATTAGACGCCTGCTCACCTGACGATCAACAATCTTGTTAACCTCCTTTTGCTCATCGACTCCGCTGCGGCAGCTCTCTTTGGACTCAGACCCGGCCAGCGTCGGTAGCGGTGCCGAAGGATGGGACCTCTCAAGCAGGAGCACAGCCTGCCTGATCCCGCTAAGTCTCGCTTCGGCAGGAGTCTCGTCCATCACGGCAAAGAGCTCCCCGCCCTCATCCCCGATCGTGAACCCGACCGCCTCGAGGAGCTCGAGCCCGCCCTCCCTGTCCGCCACGGCCTCCTTGATCCTCGGGTTACCGAGCCTGACCCTCCTGTACTTGTCGTTGCCGGGCTCCTTGAGCAGGTTGCCGAGAAGCTTCTTCACGACCTCGACGGCCGCGGGGGGTGGGTTGCCGGCAAGGTACGCGGCcgcgcgggcgcgggcgccgcCGGCCGACGCGAGGCAGCCGTCGAGGTGCTCCGAGACGGCGTGCTCGGAGGAGAAGGCGTCGCCGCAGTTGGGGCACGCGACGGTGTCGCCGCCGTTGGCATctgggcggcgggaggaggaggaggagatgacggCGGTGAAGGGGGTGAATTCGGAGGGGCCGGCCGGGCGCGGGGGCTGCTGCTTGGGGACGGACCTGGGgttggggttagggttagggtttgaggggcgggaggaggaggtggaggcggaggggGGAGGGCCGGA
This window of the Triticum aestivum cultivar Chinese Spring chromosome 5D, IWGSC CS RefSeq v2.1, whole genome shotgun sequence genome carries:
- the LOC123121477 gene encoding plant UBX domain-containing protein 2 (The sequence of the model RefSeq protein was modified relative to this genomic sequence to represent the inferred CDS: added 77 bases not found in genome assembly) translates to MPGFISQLDLHLRTSVALPSLSIRPPRVASSPRTNPAEATTTKSTPRPRQSPTSSAACTSSSPASMMKDKMKDLMKKVTSSSAPSFKGPSHVLGSGPPPSASTSSSRPSNPNPNPNPRSVPKQQPPRPAGPSEFTPFTAVISSSSSRRPDANGGDTVACPNCGDAFSSEHAVSEHLDGCLASAGGARARAAAYLAGNPPPAAVEVVKKLLGNLLKEPGNDKYRRVRLGNPRIKEAVADREGGLELLEAVGFTIGDEGGELFAVMDETPAEARLSGIRQAVLLLERSHPSAPLPTLAGSESKESCRSGVDEQKEVNKIVDRQIRVFFNVRGSSVAEIDTPDSFYKLSGEEVRNEAKMRRERLEQSRLLIPKSYKEKQALAARQKYKQAVIRVQFPDGVILQGVFLPAEATGSLYEFVADALKQPGLEFDLICPAVPRSRVLPHSPNTGERARTLQDEGLVPSALLKFKPNETDSVVFTGLLDKLLEASEPFTAASS